The following are encoded in a window of Halorarum salinum genomic DNA:
- a CDS encoding ABC transporter permease, producing the protein MATEQRDASNLESFKKRWEPRIERFRRSWGRFTEHKMGVLGLLIILVYSLWSIAPGFFAPHSLEWVAYLGEPPHDARLTGEQIRTLPHPPAFGDPFFAPLGTNSHGFGILTLVIYSASNAMYIGIAAGLLSSLVGVPLGLISGFYGDTWIDETIQRVVDVMYGLPFLPFLIVLVAIRGISTTNIIIGIAVTSWLNNCITIRGETLSLRERSYVESAKVAGASDTRIIFRHIMPNILPLSFVFLAQDAAGAILAQAALAYLGLADFTAISWGIMLENIKAEGYVFEAWWWLIPPGLAITLLAAAFYFIGFSMEDVTNPQR; encoded by the coding sequence ATGGCGACCGAACAACGCGACGCCTCGAACCTCGAATCGTTCAAGAAACGCTGGGAGCCGCGGATCGAGCGGTTCCGCCGGAGTTGGGGTCGGTTCACCGAGCACAAGATGGGGGTCCTGGGGCTCCTCATCATCCTCGTCTACTCGCTGTGGTCGATCGCGCCCGGCTTCTTCGCGCCCCACTCGCTGGAGTGGGTCGCCTACCTCGGGGAGCCGCCCCACGACGCCAGGCTGACGGGCGAGCAGATCCGGACGCTCCCCCACCCGCCCGCGTTCGGCGACCCGTTCTTCGCCCCGCTCGGGACCAACTCACACGGGTTCGGCATCCTGACGCTCGTCATCTACTCGGCGAGCAACGCGATGTACATCGGCATCGCCGCGGGGCTGCTCTCCAGTCTCGTCGGCGTCCCCCTGGGGCTCATCTCCGGGTTCTACGGCGACACCTGGATCGACGAGACGATCCAGCGCGTCGTCGACGTGATGTACGGCCTGCCGTTCCTGCCGTTCCTCATCGTGCTGGTCGCCATCCGTGGCATCTCGACGACCAACATCATCATCGGGATCGCGGTGACCTCCTGGCTCAACAACTGCATCACCATCCGCGGCGAGACGCTCTCGCTGCGGGAGCGCTCCTACGTGGAGTCGGCGAAGGTCGCCGGCGCGAGCGACACGCGCATCATCTTCCGGCACATCATGCCGAACATCCTGCCGCTGTCGTTCGTCTTCCTCGCACAGGACGCGGCGGGCGCCATCCTCGCGCAGGCGGCGCTCGCGTATCTGGGGCTCGCCGACTTCACGGCGATCTCCTGGGGCATCATGCTCGAGAACATCAAAGCGGAGGGGTACGTGTTCGAAGCGTGGTGGTGGCTCATCCCGCCGGGGCTCGCCATCACCCTGCTCGCGGCCGCCTTCTACTTCATCGGCTTCTCGATGGAGGACGTGACGAACCCACAGCGATAA
- a CDS encoding diphthine--ammonia ligase has translation MSTDTADTREGGAWVSLFSGGKDSSWALHRALEEGLPVERLLTVHPAGDSYMYHVPETRLASLAAESVGVPLLEVEPGAFGADDVVDAGEQGDAELEPMEAALAELADDLPLAGVTAGAVESEFQTSRIEAMCDRLGIGLFAPLWQRDPLELGEAMLDAGFEITILQVAAAGLDESWLGRTLDRGALAELAELHEEYGVHVLGEGGEFETFVTDGPHMDRAVDLTYDTEWDGSRGRIRVTDARLR, from the coding sequence ATGTCCACCGACACGGCCGACACGCGCGAGGGGGGCGCGTGGGTGAGCCTCTTCTCGGGCGGCAAGGACTCCTCGTGGGCGCTCCACCGCGCGCTCGAGGAAGGGCTCCCCGTCGAGCGCCTGTTGACGGTCCACCCGGCGGGCGACTCCTACATGTACCACGTCCCGGAGACGCGGCTGGCGTCGCTCGCGGCCGAGAGCGTCGGCGTCCCGCTCCTCGAGGTCGAACCCGGGGCGTTCGGCGCGGACGACGTCGTCGACGCCGGCGAGCAGGGCGACGCCGAACTGGAGCCGATGGAGGCGGCGCTGGCGGAACTGGCCGACGACCTCCCGCTCGCGGGAGTCACCGCCGGCGCGGTCGAGAGCGAGTTCCAGACGTCCCGCATCGAGGCGATGTGCGACCGCCTGGGGATCGGCCTGTTCGCGCCGCTCTGGCAGCGGGACCCGCTGGAACTCGGCGAGGCCATGCTGGACGCCGGCTTCGAGATCACGATCCTCCAGGTCGCGGCGGCCGGCCTCGACGAGTCGTGGCTCGGGCGAACGCTCGACCGCGGCGCGCTGGCGGAACTGGCGGAGCTCCACGAGGAGTACGGCGTCCACGTCCTCGGGGAGGGCGGGGAGTTCGAGACGTTCGTCACCGACGGACCCCACATGGACCGCGCGGTGGACCTGACGTACGACACCGAGTGGGACGGCTCCCGCGGTCGGATCCGCGTGACCGACGCCCGACTGCGATGA
- a CDS encoding ABC transporter ATP-binding protein, with product MDGTGDREPLVEVENVSKLFGTSQGVVDTLLGREPRPVRAVDDVSFTIERGDIVGIAGESGCGKTTLGKLLVKLYEPTEGTIRFDGTDVTSMSTGEESEFRKRVQMIFQDPFESLNPRMSVFDTVAEPLKINGIVGDYEERRERVREVLDDVGLAPADVYLDAFPDELSGGERQRVAIARALVVDPEFVVCDEPVSMLDVSIRAGVLNLMKELQEQYDLTYLFISHDLSLIRYMCDRAGIMYLGNMVERGPTGDVVDDPKHPYTEALFDAVPDVELGADRRRANATGEVPSPRDPPPGCRYNPRCAKVIPPEDWAGSQESFRRAHQFKLKLRRGDVEPESVGPDSPEPARALLERGLTLDVPEEFQTGTEVESGGHRVSLRELDLPAAARDALLEAAEVALEGEPDAAADDLERVVTTVCETDYPDPRTVATREVACHRYDGEGHGADGDSGVDRAAPVDPVASED from the coding sequence ATGGACGGCACAGGAGATCGAGAACCGCTAGTCGAAGTAGAGAACGTCAGCAAGCTGTTCGGCACGTCCCAGGGCGTCGTCGACACCCTTCTGGGGCGCGAGCCCCGTCCGGTGCGCGCGGTCGACGACGTCTCGTTCACCATCGAGCGGGGCGACATCGTCGGAATCGCCGGCGAGTCGGGCTGCGGGAAGACGACGCTCGGCAAACTGCTGGTGAAGCTGTACGAGCCGACGGAGGGGACGATCCGGTTCGACGGCACCGACGTCACGTCGATGTCCACCGGGGAGGAGTCGGAGTTCCGCAAGCGGGTCCAGATGATCTTCCAGGATCCGTTCGAGTCGCTGAACCCGCGGATGTCGGTCTTCGACACCGTCGCCGAGCCGCTGAAGATCAACGGGATCGTCGGCGACTACGAGGAGCGTCGCGAGCGCGTCCGCGAGGTGCTCGACGACGTGGGGCTCGCCCCCGCGGACGTGTACCTCGACGCGTTCCCGGACGAGCTGTCGGGGGGCGAGCGGCAGCGGGTCGCCATCGCCCGGGCGCTGGTCGTCGACCCCGAGTTCGTCGTCTGTGACGAGCCGGTGTCGATGCTGGACGTCTCCATCAGGGCGGGCGTGCTGAACCTGATGAAGGAACTCCAGGAGCAGTACGATCTGACGTACCTGTTCATCAGCCACGACCTCTCGCTCATCCGGTACATGTGCGACCGCGCCGGCATCATGTATCTGGGGAACATGGTCGAACGGGGGCCGACCGGCGACGTCGTCGACGACCCGAAACACCCCTACACGGAGGCGCTGTTCGACGCGGTCCCCGACGTGGAACTCGGCGCCGACCGCCGGCGGGCGAACGCGACCGGCGAGGTCCCCTCCCCGCGGGACCCCCCGCCGGGCTGTCGCTACAACCCCCGGTGTGCGAAGGTGATCCCGCCCGAGGACTGGGCCGGGAGCCAGGAGTCGTTCCGGCGCGCACACCAGTTCAAGCTGAAGCTGCGGCGCGGCGACGTCGAACCGGAGTCCGTCGGGCCCGACTCGCCCGAGCCGGCACGCGCCCTGCTCGAACGGGGGCTCACCCTCGACGTTCCCGAGGAGTTCCAGACGGGGACGGAGGTCGAGTCCGGGGGGCACCGCGTCTCCCTCCGGGAACTCGACCTCCCGGCCGCCGCCCGCGACGCCCTCCTCGAAGCGGCCGAGGTCGCGCTCGAGGGCGAGCCGGACGCCGCGGCAGACGACCTCGAGCGCGTCGTGACGACGGTCTGTGAGACCGATTACCCCGACCCCCGCACCGTCGCGACCCGCGAGGTCGCCTGTCACCGCTACGACGGGGAGGGCCACGGCGCGGACGGCGACTCCGGCGTGGACCGCGCCGCGCCGGTCGATCCGGTCGCCTCGGAGGACTAG
- a CDS encoding sugar phosphate nucleotidyltransferase, whose translation MKAVVLAGGYATRLWPITRHRPKMFLPVGEETVIDQIFADLEVDDRIDEVFVSTNERFAERFEEYLAESTFEKPRLSVEDTSEESEKFGVIGALAQLVDREGVDDDLVVVAGDNLISFDVGEFVDFFEAKGAPSLAAYDVGSKRLAKEYGLVDLDGDLVVDFQEKPDDPKSTLVSIACYAYPRETLDLLETYLADGNNPDEPGWFVQWLQNREDVYAFTFDGAWFDIGTPESYLDAVAWELDGDNFVHPDATVENSTLGRNVHVMAGAEVVDSSLDESVVFDGATIRDADIRRSIIDEDTTVSGLDLAGALIGAHSTLTNGT comes from the coding sequence ATGAAGGCAGTCGTACTCGCCGGCGGATACGCGACGCGCCTGTGGCCCATCACGCGCCACCGGCCGAAGATGTTTCTCCCCGTCGGCGAGGAGACGGTCATCGACCAGATCTTCGCCGACCTCGAGGTCGACGACCGCATCGACGAGGTGTTCGTCTCGACGAACGAGCGGTTCGCCGAGCGGTTCGAGGAGTACCTCGCCGAGTCGACCTTCGAGAAGCCCCGACTCTCGGTCGAGGACACCTCCGAGGAGTCGGAGAAGTTCGGGGTCATCGGCGCGCTCGCCCAGCTCGTCGACCGCGAGGGGGTCGACGACGATCTGGTCGTCGTGGCCGGCGACAACCTCATCTCGTTCGACGTCGGTGAGTTCGTCGACTTCTTCGAGGCGAAGGGGGCACCCTCGCTGGCCGCCTACGACGTCGGCTCCAAGCGCCTCGCCAAGGAGTACGGGCTCGTCGACCTCGACGGCGACCTCGTGGTCGACTTCCAGGAGAAGCCCGACGACCCGAAGAGCACGCTCGTCTCCATCGCGTGTTACGCGTACCCGCGCGAGACGCTCGACCTGCTCGAGACGTACCTCGCGGACGGCAACAACCCGGACGAGCCGGGCTGGTTCGTCCAGTGGCTCCAGAATCGCGAGGACGTGTACGCGTTCACGTTCGACGGCGCGTGGTTCGACATCGGGACGCCCGAGTCGTACCTCGACGCGGTCGCGTGGGAACTCGACGGCGACAACTTCGTGCACCCGGACGCGACGGTGGAGAACTCCACGCTCGGCCGGAACGTCCACGTCATGGCGGGCGCGGAGGTCGTCGACTCCTCGCTCGACGAGTCCGTCGTGTTCGACGGCGCGACCATCCGCGACGCCGACATCCGGCGGTCGATCATCGACGAGGACACCACGGTGTCGGGGCTCGACCTGGCCGGCGCGCTCATCGGGGCACACTCGACGCTGACGAACGGCACCTGA
- a CDS encoding M48 family metallopeptidase, translated as MERHGPGMRVAMAVVGLATLGFYAVAALLVYLGARALWANRPDPVAFAVLLAAAALASGLLTYRLGPRNALEGLDARELPPNRAPAVYRIRDRLAGATNVPPPRVYVARLGEPNALTLGGRTPALVVDYSLFSLLAADEFEAVLAHEFAHLEVGDGLFQTLAYSVVHSLVGVVALALAPLGFVLRGFGVGIALVGGRPGDWRATPPGRLRTALERALTLLLVGLTALVRAHSRRREHAADDRAAAVTGNPLALARALRKIDRSTGFRFPFAPLSPRRRESGPVGRLLSTHPSVDERIERLEAAAARMERERRERDWTRIPVRD; from the coding sequence ATGGAACGGCACGGTCCCGGGATGCGCGTCGCCATGGCGGTCGTCGGCCTGGCGACGCTCGGGTTCTACGCGGTCGCGGCGCTCCTCGTCTATCTCGGGGCGCGGGCCCTCTGGGCGAACCGGCCCGACCCGGTCGCGTTCGCGGTCCTGCTCGCGGCCGCTGCGCTCGCCTCCGGCCTCCTCACCTACCGGCTGGGTCCCCGGAACGCGCTCGAGGGGCTGGACGCGCGGGAACTCCCGCCCAACAGGGCACCCGCCGTCTACCGCATCCGCGATCGGCTCGCGGGCGCGACGAACGTCCCTCCGCCCCGGGTATACGTCGCCAGGCTCGGCGAGCCGAACGCGCTGACGCTCGGCGGCCGGACGCCCGCGCTGGTGGTCGACTACTCGCTGTTCTCGCTGCTCGCGGCCGACGAGTTCGAGGCCGTCCTCGCCCACGAGTTCGCACACCTCGAGGTCGGCGACGGACTGTTCCAGACGCTCGCCTACAGCGTCGTCCACTCGCTGGTCGGCGTCGTCGCGCTCGCGCTCGCCCCGCTGGGGTTCGTCCTCCGGGGGTTCGGGGTCGGGATCGCGCTCGTCGGCGGCCGGCCGGGCGACTGGCGGGCCACGCCGCCGGGACGGCTGCGGACCGCGCTCGAGCGGGCGCTCACGCTCCTGCTCGTCGGACTGACGGCGCTCGTCCGCGCGCACTCGCGTCGGCGGGAACACGCAGCCGACGACCGCGCGGCGGCGGTGACCGGGAACCCGCTCGCGCTCGCCCGGGCGCTCCGCAAGATCGACCGGTCGACGGGGTTCCGGTTCCCGTTCGCCCCGCTGTCCCCGCGGCGGAGGGAGTCGGGCCCCGTCGGGCGCCTGCTGTCGACGCACCCCTCCGTGGACGAACGGATCGAGCGGCTCGAGGCCGCAGCGGCCCGGATGGAGCGGGAACGCCGTGAGCGCGACTGGACGAGGATTCCGGTGCGGGACTGA
- a CDS encoding ABC transporter permease, giving the protein MTRISGRYLAKRVVVSYLTLLVIMSLLFVLLRSMPGSFVSSMIDPGMTAEQVERIRQEWGLNEPLWKQYVNFMVNYQTGNFGRSPTNNAQVWDLVIRRMPRTIVLFGSTFLVGFVIGPLVGMYLGWWRGSTKDKGIFSTSLFVYSMPAFWISWLFIWVFNYELGWLPSAYMFTQFPEFEWTAFTIMRDVLYHMALPMMSLVFIGWVGSMLIMRPTMNNVTDEGYVFLARAKGLSERTVMIKHAARNALIPVVTGAIISLAFLIDGSIIIENVFNWPGMGQLIVDAVLNRDFPVAQATFFMIAVLVVIMRLFTDVVYTYLDPRIKFGEES; this is encoded by the coding sequence ATGACTAGAATTAGTGGACGATACCTGGCGAAGCGGGTCGTCGTTTCGTACCTGACGCTCCTCGTCATCATGTCGCTCCTGTTCGTCCTCCTCCGCAGTATGCCGGGCTCGTTCGTCTCGAGCATGATCGACCCCGGAATGACCGCAGAGCAGGTCGAGCGGATCAGACAGGAGTGGGGACTGAACGAACCGTTGTGGAAACAGTACGTCAACTTCATGGTGAACTACCAGACTGGCAACTTCGGGCGCTCGCCGACGAACAACGCCCAGGTCTGGGACCTCGTGATCCGACGGATGCCCCGGACGATCGTGCTGTTCGGGTCGACGTTCCTCGTCGGCTTCGTCATCGGCCCGCTGGTCGGGATGTACCTCGGCTGGTGGCGGGGCAGCACAAAGGACAAGGGCATCTTCAGCACCTCGCTGTTCGTCTACTCCATGCCCGCGTTCTGGATCTCCTGGCTGTTCATCTGGGTGTTCAACTACGAACTCGGCTGGCTCCCCAGCGCGTACATGTTCACGCAGTTCCCGGAGTTCGAGTGGACGGCCTTCACGATCATGCGTGACGTACTGTACCACATGGCGCTGCCCATGATGAGCCTCGTCTTCATCGGGTGGGTCGGCTCGATGCTCATCATGCGGCCGACGATGAACAACGTGACCGACGAGGGGTACGTGTTCCTCGCGCGTGCGAAGGGGCTCTCGGAACGGACCGTGATGATAAAGCACGCGGCCCGCAACGCGCTCATCCCGGTCGTGACCGGCGCGATCATCAGCCTCGCGTTCCTCATCGACGGCTCGATCATCATCGAGAACGTGTTCAACTGGCCCGGGATGGGGCAGCTGATCGTCGACGCTGTGCTCAACCGTGACTTCCCGGTGGCGCAGGCGACGTTCTTCATGATCGCGGTGCTGGTCGTCATCATGCGGCTGTTCACCGACGTCGTCTACACGTACCTCGACCCGCGGATCAAATTCGGCGAGGAATCCTGA
- a CDS encoding transcriptional regulator, translating into MPERTTRERIADRLREDPSTAGELADRFAVPAPQVYEHVRHVARTLEGEELLVAPPECRDCGFSGFDRPAGNPSRCPECRSESLEEATFTIE; encoded by the coding sequence ATGCCAGAGCGGACCACCCGGGAGCGCATCGCCGATCGGCTCCGCGAGGACCCGTCGACCGCCGGCGAACTCGCGGATCGATTCGCCGTCCCGGCACCCCAGGTGTACGAACACGTTCGACACGTCGCTCGAACCCTCGAGGGCGAGGAACTGCTCGTCGCGCCGCCCGAGTGTCGCGACTGCGGCTTCTCCGGCTTCGATCGGCCGGCCGGCAACCCGTCGAGGTGCCCGGAGTGCCGGAGCGAGAGCCTCGAGGAGGCGACGTTCACGATCGAGTGA
- a CDS encoding ABC transporter substrate-binding protein, producing the protein MSDSQTGSNRRRFLKGTGAAAVSLGLAGCSGGGDDTPEEDTPTEDRTPTSNEPQGDVPTGGTFNIGMSQEPDGINVLNTNSAYSSLILNEIHGYGTSVNPVTSEVVPSVFTDWEFEELDETGDNDQSNVRVRINVRDGLTFNDGSELSVSDVVFSYNYVMEQQPGAYVSYIDPILEVSESDSSDWDVDMILNQPLGTYDSTQLGFIPILAESEWSDVDDYQTYEPSPDADGELLGLGPAVLTRYEPDTSIEISYADREGEYLLSDVAWKEETNGLIAGGPFVDAVRVFVYGSDNALNQAFLQGEIDSMYDGINTSRISDVEEAEGLSLVDGYDTGYSHYSMNLRNAPFDDVTFRQIIGFAYDEIYRTERLGQGYLQSGDFVMPPGYTQVRPETSSDTDVLTADASEAFAFRESEPGVVDVEGVREFLTNGDVISGEEGEFAGRQYPGSHTGVTASQTESKYEYTFGEVESSVLADAGADQEIRIDGQTVTELRDGEPLTFYITPAEDGPQAAQMMENFIGTLHEIGIPVEREVNTFNTMLTSVYVEEDFDLYPMGWVNLSPFAVSTLYGLFHSANADDHSEGNSDTDYNNPMGYGLFEDATADDLIERARTEMDADTRNDLARQAVEQIYLDMPSLVTSYDIVKWPVNDADWDGFVGNIPGPGSTYLGTQFEQVYQAE; encoded by the coding sequence ATGTCCGACAGTCAGACCGGATCGAACCGTCGTCGGTTCCTCAAGGGGACCGGTGCAGCAGCCGTCTCGCTCGGCCTCGCCGGGTGTAGCGGCGGCGGGGACGACACCCCCGAGGAGGACACCCCCACCGAAGACCGGACGCCGACGTCGAACGAACCGCAGGGGGACGTCCCCACCGGCGGGACGTTCAACATCGGCATGTCCCAGGAGCCGGACGGGATCAACGTCCTCAACACGAACTCGGCGTACTCGAGCCTCATCCTCAACGAGATCCACGGCTACGGGACCAGCGTCAACCCCGTCACCTCCGAGGTCGTGCCCTCCGTGTTCACCGACTGGGAGTTCGAGGAGCTCGACGAGACGGGCGACAACGACCAGTCCAACGTTCGCGTGCGCATCAACGTCCGCGACGGGCTGACGTTCAACGACGGCAGCGAGCTGTCCGTCTCGGACGTCGTCTTCTCGTACAACTACGTGATGGAGCAGCAGCCGGGCGCGTACGTCTCCTACATCGACCCCATCCTCGAGGTCTCCGAGTCCGACTCGAGCGACTGGGACGTCGACATGATCCTGAACCAGCCGCTCGGCACCTACGACTCGACCCAGCTCGGGTTCATCCCGATCCTGGCCGAGAGCGAGTGGAGCGACGTCGACGACTACCAGACGTACGAGCCGTCGCCCGACGCGGACGGCGAACTGCTCGGCCTGGGTCCGGCCGTCCTCACCCGGTACGAGCCCGACACGTCCATCGAGATCAGCTACGCCGACCGCGAGGGCGAGTACCTCCTCTCGGACGTCGCCTGGAAGGAGGAGACCAACGGCCTCATCGCCGGCGGCCCGTTCGTCGACGCGGTCCGCGTCTTCGTCTACGGCAGCGACAACGCCCTCAACCAGGCGTTCCTCCAGGGCGAGATCGACTCGATGTACGACGGCATCAACACCTCCCGCATCAGCGACGTGGAGGAGGCGGAGGGGCTCAGCCTCGTCGACGGGTACGACACAGGCTACAGCCACTACTCGATGAACCTCCGGAACGCCCCCTTCGACGACGTCACGTTCCGGCAGATCATCGGCTTCGCGTACGACGAGATCTACCGAACCGAGCGGCTCGGGCAGGGGTACCTTCAGTCGGGCGACTTCGTCATGCCGCCGGGCTACACCCAGGTCCGACCGGAGACCTCCTCCGACACCGACGTGCTCACCGCCGACGCGTCCGAGGCGTTCGCGTTCCGCGAGTCCGAACCCGGCGTCGTCGACGTCGAGGGGGTCCGCGAGTTCCTGACGAACGGCGACGTCATCTCCGGGGAGGAGGGCGAGTTCGCCGGACGGCAGTACCCCGGTAGCCACACCGGCGTCACGGCGAGCCAGACCGAGTCGAAGTACGAGTACACGTTCGGCGAGGTCGAATCGAGCGTCCTCGCGGACGCGGGCGCCGACCAGGAGATCCGCATCGACGGCCAGACCGTCACCGAACTCCGGGACGGCGAGCCGCTCACGTTCTACATCACCCCCGCGGAGGACGGCCCGCAGGCCGCCCAGATGATGGAGAACTTCATCGGCACGCTCCACGAGATCGGCATCCCCGTCGAGCGCGAGGTCAACACGTTCAACACGATGCTGACGAGCGTCTACGTCGAGGAGGACTTCGACCTCTACCCGATGGGCTGGGTCAACCTGTCGCCGTTCGCGGTCAGCACGCTGTACGGGCTGTTCCACAGCGCGAACGCCGACGACCACTCGGAGGGTAACTCCGACACCGACTACAACAACCCGATGGGGTACGGCCTCTTCGAGGACGCGACCGCCGACGACCTCATCGAACGGGCCCGGACCGAGATGGACGCCGACACGCGTAACGACCTGGCCCGCCAGGCCGTCGAGCAGATCTACCTCGACATGCCCTCGCTGGTCACGAGCTACGACATCGTCAAGTGGCCCGTCAACGACGCCGACTGGGACGGCTTCGTCGGCAACATCCCGGGCCCCGGCTCCACGTACCTGGGGACGCAGTTCGAGCAGGTCTACCAGGCGGAGTAA
- a CDS encoding CNNM domain-containing protein — protein MVELPTLLAGVSVTVVLLACSAFFSSSEIAVFSLPDEWIAERADAGDPRAAVLESLRGDPHRLLVTILVGNNVVNVAVSSVVTLLLTSSLPGGIAVAVATVLVSTVVLVFGEIVPKAYGLGNRETWGLRVAGPIRLVERALSPLVTAFDVVTRSIAEAIGGSRDIERLVAEK, from the coding sequence ATGGTCGAACTCCCGACGCTCCTCGCGGGCGTGTCCGTGACGGTCGTCCTGCTGGCGTGTAGCGCGTTCTTCTCGAGCAGCGAGATCGCCGTGTTCTCGCTCCCGGACGAGTGGATCGCCGAGCGCGCCGACGCCGGCGATCCGCGCGCGGCGGTGCTGGAGTCGTTGCGCGGGGACCCCCACCGACTGCTCGTGACCATCCTGGTCGGGAACAACGTCGTCAACGTCGCGGTCTCCAGCGTCGTCACCCTGCTGTTGACCTCGTCGCTCCCCGGCGGGATCGCCGTGGCGGTGGCCACGGTTCTGGTGAGTACGGTCGTGCTGGTGTTCGGCGAGATCGTCCCGAAGGCCTACGGGCTTGGGAACAGGGAGACGTGGGGGCTCCGCGTGGCGGGTCCGATCAGGCTCGTCGAGCGGGCGCTCTCCCCGCTCGTGACCGCCTTCGACGTCGTGACCCGCTCCATCGCCGAGGCGATCGGCGGGAGTCGCGACATCGAGCGGCTGGTGGCCGAGAAGTAG
- a CDS encoding ABC transporter ATP-binding protein — MTLLEVNDLSIRYAVEDGSSVHAADGVSFSVEPGETYGLVGESGCGKTTLAKSLVHLLDSNGYIESGEVWLDATLPAWEDGNGDPRPEIIEDESYPVRADGMTNLAALSTEQIRDVRWRDVALIPQSAMNALNPVYRVGDQIVEAILRHEPNTSKREADGRARDLLERVGIEPERADDYAHQFSGGMKQRAVIAMAMACNPDLLIADEPTTALDVIIQDRILEELEKLQEEFGVSILVISHDISVMAEICDRMAVMYGGKVMESGPKEDIFDDTANPYTLGLKNSFPTITEAQQSLVSIPGTPPTLRDPEEGCRFRERCPFVVEECHATHPPMYDVEAAAADGRRLEAGDQRAHRSACYRVDELESIRTDATQEETWTAQEIENR; from the coding sequence ATGACACTACTCGAAGTCAACGACCTCTCGATCCGGTACGCGGTCGAGGACGGCTCGTCCGTACACGCGGCCGACGGCGTCTCCTTCAGCGTCGAACCCGGCGAAACGTACGGGCTCGTCGGCGAGTCCGGCTGCGGGAAGACGACGCTCGCGAAGAGTCTGGTCCACCTGCTCGATTCGAACGGCTACATCGAGAGCGGCGAGGTGTGGCTCGACGCCACGCTCCCCGCCTGGGAGGACGGGAACGGCGACCCCCGACCCGAGATAATCGAGGACGAGAGCTACCCCGTCCGCGCGGACGGGATGACGAACCTCGCGGCGCTCTCGACCGAGCAGATAAGGGACGTCCGGTGGCGTGACGTGGCGCTCATCCCACAGAGCGCGATGAACGCGCTGAATCCGGTGTACCGGGTCGGCGATCAGATCGTCGAGGCGATCCTCCGACACGAACCGAACACGAGCAAGCGCGAGGCCGACGGGCGCGCCCGCGACCTGCTCGAACGGGTCGGCATCGAGCCGGAACGGGCCGACGACTACGCCCACCAGTTCTCCGGCGGCATGAAACAGCGGGCGGTCATCGCGATGGCGATGGCGTGTAACCCCGACCTGCTCATCGCCGACGAGCCGACGACGGCGCTGGACGTCATCATCCAGGACCGGATCCTGGAGGAACTGGAGAAGCTCCAGGAGGAGTTCGGAGTGTCCATCCTCGTCATCAGCCACGACATCTCGGTGATGGCCGAGATCTGCGACCGGATGGCGGTCATGTACGGCGGGAAGGTGATGGAGAGCGGCCCGAAGGAGGACATCTTCGACGACACCGCGAACCCGTACACCCTCGGGCTGAAGAACTCGTTCCCGACGATCACGGAGGCCCAGCAGTCGCTCGTCTCCATCCCGGGGACGCCGCCGACGCTGCGCGACCCCGAGGAGGGCTGCCGGTTCCGCGAACGGTGCCCATTCGTCGTCGAGGAGTGTCACGCGACGCACCCGCCGATGTACGACGTGGAGGCCGCCGCGGCCGACGGCCGCCGTCTGGAGGCGGGCGACCAGCGGGCCCACCGGTCCGCGTGCTACCGCGTCGACGAACTCGAATCGATTCGCACGGACGCCACTCAGGAGGAAACATGGACGGCACAGGAGATCGAGAACCGCTAG